A genomic region of Trifolium pratense cultivar HEN17-A07 linkage group LG3, ARS_RC_1.1, whole genome shotgun sequence contains the following coding sequences:
- the LOC123916449 gene encoding transcription factor bHLH61-like translates to MVSKVHKRTAIYRRKLQLLRSIIYSPSHSKTSVILDATEYIQGLKQKLEELKQLPVPTTQSIVDYNPMPKLKVETQEEGFVIKVHSERSCQGLLVFILEAFEELGLEVPHARVSCVDDFCLEAIGNKENNEDTSPLSAQLVEEVVSQAIQNWCKLQNIND, encoded by the exons atggTTTCCAAAGTTCACAAGAGAACAGCCATATACAGGAGGAAACTACAACTGCTACGTTCAATCATATACTCCCCATCG CACAGTAAAACCTCAGTGATATTGGATGCAACAGAGTATATACAAGGATTAAAGCAAAAACTTGAAGAATTGAAACAGTTACCTGTTCCAACAACACAATCAATTGTTGATTATAATCCAATGCCTAAG CTTAAAGTTGAGACACAAGAAGAAGGCTTTGTGATCAAGGTTCATAGTGAAAGGAGTTGCCAAGGATTGCTAGTGTTCATCTTGGAAGCTTTCGAAGAACTTGGTCTTGAAGTACCCCATGCTAGGGTTTCTTGTGTTGATGACTTTTGTTTAGAAGCTATTGGGAACAAA GAGAACAATGAAGATACTAGTCCTTTGAGTGCACAATTAGTTGAAGAAGTGGTGTCTCAAGCTATTCAAAACTGGTGCAAGTTACAAAACATTAATGATTAA